In Phreatobacter stygius, a genomic segment contains:
- a CDS encoding 2-hydroxyacid dehydrogenase, with product MARETIVFSSAVDPIAPWREGLEAALPDVALRAPPELSADDDVRYALVWKPPEGFFAAYPKLRLITILGVGADALAGRTDLPDVPIARLSDPAMAQMMASYILFAVLRYARDIDVFEAAQRDRRWHYVHPREARLTRVGVLGLGELGGVAATELARLGFDISGWSRSPKTLPGVRTTSGIDALDAFLAETDILVVMLPLTGQTHHLLDARRLALLPAGAKLINASRGAVVDEPAMIQALVSGQLGGATLDVFEREPLPTDHPLWTLPNVLITPHLASVALPASAAAQIAANIRRLRSGEPVRHRVDLTRGY from the coding sequence ATGGCGCGCGAGACGATCGTCTTCTCCAGCGCGGTCGATCCGATCGCACCCTGGCGCGAAGGGCTCGAGGCGGCACTGCCGGATGTCGCCTTGCGCGCGCCGCCCGAGCTCAGCGCCGACGACGACGTTCGTTATGCGCTGGTCTGGAAACCGCCCGAGGGCTTTTTTGCCGCCTATCCCAAGCTGAGGCTGATCACCATCCTGGGCGTCGGTGCGGACGCCCTGGCCGGCCGCACCGACCTGCCGGACGTACCGATCGCCCGGCTGTCGGATCCGGCCATGGCGCAGATGATGGCGAGCTACATACTCTTCGCCGTCCTGCGCTATGCACGCGACATCGACGTCTTCGAGGCGGCCCAGCGCGACAGGCGATGGCACTATGTCCATCCGCGCGAGGCGCGGTTGACCCGGGTCGGCGTGCTGGGGCTCGGCGAGCTCGGCGGCGTGGCTGCGACCGAACTGGCGCGGCTCGGCTTCGATATCAGTGGCTGGTCGCGCTCGCCGAAGACCCTGCCCGGTGTCAGGACAACCTCCGGCATCGACGCGCTGGATGCCTTCCTGGCCGAAACCGACATATTGGTCGTCATGCTGCCGCTGACCGGGCAAACCCATCACCTGCTCGATGCCCGGCGGCTGGCGCTCCTGCCCGCGGGCGCCAAGCTCATCAACGCGTCGCGCGGCGCGGTGGTCGACGAGCCCGCGATGATCCAGGCGCTGGTCTCGGGCCAGCTCGGCGGCGCGACGCTCGACGTGTTCGAGCGCGAGCCGCTGCCGACAGACCATCCGCTCTGGACGTTGCCGAATGTGCTGATCACGCCGCACCTGGCCTCGGTCGCCTTGCCGGCCTCGGCCGCCGCGCAGATCGCGGCGAACATCCGCCGCCTGCGTTCAGGCGAGCCGGTCCGGCACCGCGTCGACCTCACGCGCGGCTATTGA
- a CDS encoding type II 3-dehydroquinate dehydratase, whose protein sequence is MSGETIFFINGPNANLYGLDPGGTYGSDSFPVLQARCEAHARGLGLTLDFRQSNHEGVLVDWIQEARGGAAGLVINAAGLTYTSVPILDALLAFGKPVVEVHMSNIWKREAFRHHSYVSKAATGVIAGLGGLGYELAITAAATLVRADIR, encoded by the coding sequence GTGAGCGGCGAGACGATCTTCTTCATCAATGGGCCGAATGCCAACCTCTACGGGCTCGATCCCGGCGGCACCTATGGCAGCGACAGTTTTCCGGTGCTGCAGGCGCGCTGCGAGGCGCATGCCCGCGGTCTCGGCCTCACGCTCGACTTCCGCCAATCCAACCACGAGGGCGTGCTGGTCGACTGGATCCAGGAAGCCCGCGGCGGCGCCGCCGGCCTGGTGATCAATGCCGCCGGTCTGACCTATACGTCGGTGCCGATCCTCGATGCGCTGCTCGCCTTCGGCAAGCCGGTCGTCGAGGTCCATATGAGCAATATCTGGAAGCGCGAAGCTTTTCGCCACCATTCCTATGTCTCGAAGGCGGCGACCGGCGTGATCGCCGGGCTCGGCGGGCTCGGTTACGAACTCGCCATCACCGCCGCGGCCACGCTCGTGCGCGCGGACATCCGGTAA